A single Pangasianodon hypophthalmus isolate fPanHyp1 chromosome 27, fPanHyp1.pri, whole genome shotgun sequence DNA region contains:
- the LOC113531537 gene encoding ras-like protein family member 10B, giving the protein MHWPAVCESREGGGAHRGRGGRGAMPPPFRIAVLGAQGVGKTAIVQRFLHDDYSDAASSSRTRRVHLSAAVLNGHVHDLQITDYPAISSFPGSSLQEWSDVCCRGIRSAHVYILVYDICCFDSFEYVKTMRQQILETRVMGATDTPILIVGNKRDLQRGRVIPRHNVSDLVRKSWKCGYVECSAKFNWHILLLFGEALRSVGCARCKHVHATVRFQRALRRERCALM; this is encoded by the exons ATGCACTGGCCAGCGGTTTGCGAGAGCAGGGAGGGCGGTGGGGCCCACCGAGGCCGAGGTGGACGCGGTGCTATGCCCCCTCCATTCCGGATAGCGGTGCTGGGCGCACAGGGTGTGGGCAAGACAGCTATTGTGCAGCGCTTCCTCCACGATGACTACAGTGACGCGGCCTCGTCAAGCCGCACACGCCGGGTGCATCTGTCTGCCGCTGTGCTCAACGGCCACGTGCATGACCTGCAGATCACCGACTACCCGGCCATCAGCAGCTTCCCCGGCAGCTCCCTCCAG GAGTGGTCAGACGTTTGTTGTCGAGGCATTCGCAGTGCCCATGTCTACATCCTGGTTTACGACATCTGCTGCTTCGACAGCTTCGAGTACGTCAAGACTATGCGCCAGCAGATCCTGGAGACCCG ggtcatgggcgcaaCAGACACACCAATCCTGATCGTAGGCAACAAGCGCGATCTTCAGCGAGGCCGAGTCATCCCACGCCACAACGTCTCGGACTTGGTGCGCAAGAGCTGGAAGTGCGGCTATGTGGAATGCTCGGCCAAGTTCAACTGGCACATTTTGCTGCTGTTTGGTGAGGCTCTGCGGAGCGTGGGCTGCGCCCGCTGCAAACACGTGCACGCAACTGTACGCTTTCAGAGAGCGCTGAGAAGAGAGCGCTGCGCTCTCATGTGA